The following is a genomic window from Candidatus Anoxymicrobium japonicum.
GCTTCTTCCACTGGAAGCGATGGCCGCGCTTCATCGGAGCGAAAGACGTTCACCAGCCCAAGGATGTGGCTGGTCGGCGACACCCCATCCGTGTCGACCTCGTTTATCAAGCGCGCGTGCTCGAGCACGTCAGACAACTGACGCCGGAACATTTCCTTTTCGTCATCGCTCAA
Proteins encoded in this region:
- the gatC gene encoding Asp-tRNA(Asn)/Glu-tRNA(Gln) amidotransferase GatCAB subunit C (allows the formation of correctly charged Asn-tRNA(Asn) or Gln-tRNA(Gln) through the transamidation of misacylated Asp-tRNA(Asn) or Glu-tRNA(Gln) in organisms which lack either or both of asparaginyl-tRNA or glutaminyl-tRNA synthetases; reaction takes place in the presence of glutamine and ATP through an activated phospho-Asp-tRNA(Asn) or phospho-Glu-tRNA; some Mycoplasma proteins contain an N-terminal fusion to an unknown domain), with protein sequence LSDDEKEMFRRQLSDVLEHARLINEVDTDGVSPTSHILGLVNVFRSDEARPSLPVEEATQNAPWAEDGAFKVPRII